The following proteins are encoded in a genomic region of Fundidesulfovibrio soli:
- the xerD gene encoding site-specific tyrosine recombinase XerD, which produces MSIKTNALRGAPHPWVDAWLEHLLVVKGLSENSLTAYSQDIVHFQIFLEERTASMEAVSDQTIFLYLMFLRQKGLTSRSLARHLSSLRSFFAHAVSEGWLAASPVALVEAPKLPRTLPGVLNREEVDALLARPDVNTSLGFRDRAMLELLYAAGLRVSELITLRPLDFDAQAGVLRVIGKGDKERLVPIHTLAQDLLSRYSQNVRPGFKPVTDLLFLNRSGKGLTRQGVWKLIKRYALEAGIRKEISPHSLRHCFATHLLEGGADLRTVQMLLGHADISATEIYTHVQADRLTAVHRSHHPRSRPSAPKSPREDS; this is translated from the coding sequence GTGTCAATAAAAACCAATGCGTTGCGCGGCGCGCCACATCCCTGGGTGGACGCCTGGCTCGAACATCTGCTGGTGGTCAAGGGCCTCTCCGAGAACAGCCTGACCGCATACTCGCAGGATATCGTACATTTCCAGATATTCCTGGAGGAGCGCACGGCCAGCATGGAGGCTGTGAGCGACCAGACAATCTTCCTCTACCTGATGTTTTTGCGCCAGAAAGGCCTGACCAGCCGCTCCCTGGCCCGCCACCTCTCCAGCCTGCGCAGCTTCTTCGCCCACGCCGTGAGCGAGGGTTGGCTGGCGGCGAGCCCCGTGGCCCTGGTGGAGGCCCCCAAGCTGCCCCGCACCCTGCCCGGCGTGCTCAACCGCGAGGAGGTGGACGCCCTGCTCGCCCGCCCGGACGTCAACACCAGCCTGGGCTTCCGCGACCGGGCCATGCTGGAACTGCTCTACGCCGCCGGGCTGCGCGTGAGCGAGCTCATCACCCTGCGGCCGCTGGATTTCGACGCCCAGGCCGGGGTGCTGCGCGTGATCGGCAAGGGCGACAAGGAGCGCCTGGTGCCCATCCACACCCTGGCGCAGGACCTGCTCTCACGCTATTCCCAGAACGTGCGCCCCGGCTTCAAGCCCGTGACGGACCTGCTGTTCCTGAACCGCTCCGGCAAGGGCCTCACGCGCCAGGGGGTCTGGAAGCTCATCAAGCGCTATGCGCTTGAGGCGGGCATCCGCAAGGAGATATCCCCCCACAGCCTGCGCCACTGCTTCGCCACCCACCTGCTGGAGGGCGGAGCCGACCTGCGCACCGTGCAGATGCTCCTGGGCCACGCCGACATTTCGGCCACCGAAATCTACACCCACGTCCAGGCCGACAGGCTCACGGCCGTGCACCGCAGCCACCACCCCCGCTCCAGGCCTTCAGCCCCCAAAAGCCCCAGAGAGGATTCATGA
- a CDS encoding LL-diaminopimelate aminotransferase, whose product MSQFKMADRIAALPPYLFAEIDRVKKEVKARGVDIISLGIGDPDLPTPDFIIEALYASAKKPENHQYPDYVGLRTFRAAVADWYKRRFAVDLDPDEEVVSLIGSKEGIAHFPLAYVNPGDLVLVCTPNYPVYGIATGFAGGRVKYLPMSEDNDFLPDLDSVTDQEWEQAKMIFTNFPNNPTSACVPRSFYEKLIAKAKATNTIVVADAAYTEMYYNPANKPISVFEIPGAKDVAIEFHSLSKTYNMTGWRIGMAVGNAGLVKGLGKIKENVDSGIFQAVQEAGIAALQHGDPYAEKFRAIYKERRDILMAGLKKIGISCREPEATFYAWCKVPQGHETKAFVTKVLQETGVVVTPGNGFGMPQAGEGYFRIAMTVGKDRIEEALSRLAKM is encoded by the coding sequence ATGTCCCAGTTCAAGATGGCTGACCGCATCGCGGCCCTGCCCCCGTACCTTTTCGCCGAGATCGACCGCGTCAAGAAAGAGGTCAAGGCTCGCGGCGTCGACATCATCAGCCTGGGCATCGGCGACCCCGACCTGCCCACCCCGGACTTCATCATCGAGGCCCTCTACGCATCGGCCAAGAAGCCCGAGAACCACCAGTACCCCGACTACGTGGGCCTGCGCACCTTCCGCGCCGCCGTGGCTGACTGGTACAAGCGCCGCTTCGCCGTCGACCTGGACCCCGACGAGGAAGTCGTTTCCCTCATCGGCTCCAAGGAGGGCATCGCCCATTTCCCCCTGGCCTACGTCAATCCCGGGGACCTGGTGCTGGTCTGCACGCCCAACTACCCCGTGTACGGCATCGCCACCGGCTTTGCGGGCGGCCGCGTGAAGTACCTGCCCATGAGCGAGGACAACGACTTCCTGCCCGACCTCGACTCCGTGACCGACCAGGAGTGGGAGCAGGCGAAGATGATCTTCACCAACTTCCCCAACAACCCCACCTCGGCCTGCGTGCCCAGGAGCTTCTACGAGAAGCTGATCGCCAAGGCCAAGGCCACCAACACCATCGTGGTTGCCGACGCGGCCTACACTGAGATGTACTACAACCCGGCCAACAAGCCGATCTCCGTGTTCGAGATTCCCGGCGCCAAGGACGTGGCCATCGAGTTCCACTCCCTCTCCAAGACCTACAACATGACCGGCTGGCGCATCGGCATGGCCGTGGGCAACGCCGGGCTGGTCAAGGGCCTGGGCAAGATCAAGGAGAACGTGGACTCCGGCATCTTCCAGGCCGTGCAGGAGGCGGGCATCGCCGCGCTTCAGCATGGCGACCCCTACGCCGAGAAGTTCCGCGCCATTTACAAGGAGCGCCGCGACATCCTCATGGCGGGCCTGAAGAAGATCGGCATCTCCTGCCGGGAGCCGGAAGCCACCTTCTACGCCTGGTGCAAGGTGCCCCAGGGCCACGAGACCAAGGCCTTCGTGACCAAGGTCCTGCAGGAGACGGGCGTGGTAGTCACCCCCGGCAACGGTTTCGGCATGCCCCAGGCCGGCGAGGGCTATTTCCGCATCGCCATGACCGTGGGCAAGGACCGCATCGAAGAGGCCCTGTCGCGTCTGGCCAAGATGTAG
- the folK gene encoding 2-amino-4-hydroxy-6-hydroxymethyldihydropteridine diphosphokinase → MQGEPAHSAGLPVRAPSRRGWRPAFVALGSNLGEPARALERCARALDELLPGVRVAARSRLWQTAPLGPPDQPWYANMVVRLECAPEVTARSLFSALMELEARLGRNRVMERRWGPRILDVDLLLFGDERSDDPAMILPHPRMWERAFVLLPLREVAPELVPDERLGDLSFSHSGTIIF, encoded by the coding sequence TTGCAAGGGGAGCCCGCGCATTCAGCCGGCCTTCCGGTCCGCGCCCCATCCCGGCGCGGCTGGAGGCCGGCTTTCGTCGCTCTGGGCTCCAACCTGGGCGAGCCCGCCAGGGCCCTCGAACGCTGCGCTAGAGCCCTGGATGAACTTCTGCCCGGCGTGCGCGTGGCCGCCCGGTCCAGGTTGTGGCAAACGGCCCCCCTGGGCCCGCCCGACCAGCCCTGGTACGCCAATATGGTGGTGCGCCTGGAATGCGCCCCGGAGGTCACGGCAAGATCGCTGTTCTCCGCGCTGATGGAGTTGGAGGCCCGGCTCGGGCGCAACCGTGTCATGGAGCGCCGCTGGGGGCCGCGCATCCTGGACGTGGACCTGCTGCTCTTCGGGGACGAACGGAGCGATGACCCCGCCATGATCCTGCCGCACCCGCGCATGTGGGAGCGCGCCTTCGTGCTGCTGCCCTTGCGGGAGGTCGCCCCCGAATTGGTGCCGGATGAAAGGCTTGGGGATTTGTCATTTTCCCATTCAGGCACTATCATCTTCTGA
- a CDS encoding transcriptional regulator: MWKFIIAAAAAFMLWKMFMGDSKRRKEEAKQERETLIAKGEMVKDPACGAYVSPEDSVQASIDGQTRHFCSYECRDAYIRQLRSGSNDNKG, from the coding sequence ATGTGGAAGTTCATCATAGCCGCCGCGGCGGCCTTCATGCTCTGGAAAATGTTCATGGGCGACTCGAAACGTCGCAAGGAAGAAGCCAAGCAGGAACGCGAAACCCTTATCGCCAAGGGGGAGATGGTCAAGGACCCTGCCTGTGGGGCCTACGTCTCCCCGGAGGATTCCGTCCAGGCCAGCATCGACGGCCAGACCCGGCATTTCTGCAGCTACGAGTGCCGCGACGCCTACATCAGGCAGCTGCGGTCCGGCTCCAACGACAACAAGGGGTGA
- the fsa gene encoding fructose-6-phosphate aldolase, with product MKFFLDSANLDEIKAAADMGLLDGVTTNPTLFSKEKGDWREVAQAICKECPGPVSLEVVGTTAEAMLAEARDLISFGPNVVVKIPMILEGLKAVRQLKSAGVAVNVTLVFQPLQALMAAKAGATYVSPFVGRIDAIGGDGMGMVEEVLSIFRNYDLDTQVLVASVRSPLHVVRAALLGADVVTVPFAVLKDLAKHPLTESGLETFLKDWGKVVKG from the coding sequence ATGAAATTCTTTCTGGACAGCGCCAACCTTGACGAGATCAAGGCCGCGGCGGACATGGGGCTGCTCGACGGAGTGACCACCAACCCCACCCTGTTCTCAAAGGAGAAGGGCGACTGGCGCGAGGTGGCCCAGGCAATCTGCAAGGAATGCCCCGGCCCGGTCAGCCTGGAGGTGGTGGGCACCACGGCCGAGGCCATGCTGGCCGAAGCCAGGGACCTCATCTCCTTCGGGCCCAACGTGGTGGTGAAGATTCCCATGATCCTGGAGGGCCTCAAGGCCGTGCGCCAGCTCAAGTCGGCTGGCGTGGCCGTGAACGTGACCCTGGTGTTCCAGCCCCTGCAGGCGCTCATGGCGGCCAAGGCCGGGGCCACCTATGTCAGCCCCTTCGTAGGCCGGATCGACGCCATCGGCGGCGACGGCATGGGCATGGTGGAGGAGGTGCTCTCCATCTTCCGCAACTACGACCTGGACACCCAGGTGCTGGTGGCCAGCGTGCGCAGCCCCCTGCATGTGGTGCGCGCGGCCCTGCTGGGCGCGGACGTGGTCACGGTGCCCTTCGCCGTGCTCAAGGACTTGGCCAAGCACCCCCTGACGGAGAGCGGCCTCGAGACCTTCCTGAAGGATTGGGGCAAGGTGGTCAAAGGCTGA